From the Caloenas nicobarica isolate bCalNic1 chromosome 2, bCalNic1.hap1, whole genome shotgun sequence genome, the window gaggaaaaaaaagagtgcaaaggCAGGAGCGCCAAGTAGAAGGTGACAAGTATAAGCTGCACGTAGGGCGACCATCAGCTGAGGTTGCTTCTGTGACCTAGATGTTGCCAGAGCACCAAGATCTTCCTGGCTCCTTTAGAGGAGGAGCCATGGACAGCAGGTCCCCGTGCCAAGAAGGGTCCAGAGGTGAGTCCACAATCCATGCCGCAGCTTCGATGCGGTAGGTGGTGTGCGTCAGGGGTGGTGGTGACAGCCCTTAGCAGATGTAGCCGCCCCTTCTGCCGCCGCAGGagcccaggcctccgaagccACCCAGGCCTCCAAAGCCGCCCAGGCCTCTGAAGCCGTAGCCGTAGCCGAAGGCGCCGGAGTTGATGGCAACTCCCTGGGCACCAAGTTCGTTGCCCACGGCAGCCGATGAGGAGGATCCGACGGCGGTGCtctgggggtgggaggtgaggatgggtcctggcagggtgaccagcacggcgggaggctggatgacgacgcgggagtcctggcactgcagggcacagggctcgttgcagctgttggccagcggggtGGGTCCGCAGGGGCGGTAGGCGTCGTAGCAGGCCATGTGTGTGGTGCGGAGGGGCCCTGGAAGGGACGAGAGGCTGTTGAGCAAGCGCAGGGGCGTGGGGGTGCGAGGAGCGGTGTTGCAGGAGGGCGAGGGAgtggggaggctggtgtggggctgtggggaggcgtgagggctgctgaggctgggggcagagcgtgctggaagagaggggccaggcggggcaggagaaggaggggaagggggctgaggctcaccttgttgagcgtggagggaggagaaggcgtcaggagaagtgtgtgagggagagaggcgctgggccggcttttatgctggtcctggctgggcgGGACAGCCTTTGCGCATGAcggcattttgcagccagcagctgttggatgccacagcctggccaggaatgag encodes:
- the LOC135985047 gene encoding feather beta keratin-like; the encoded protein is MACYDAYRPCGPTPLANSCNEPCALQCQDSRVVIQPPAVLVTLPGPILTSHPQSTAVGSSSSAAVGNELGAQGVAINSGAFGYGYGFRGLGGFGGLGGFGGLGSCGGRRGGYIC